The window ATCCGCTATTGGCCCATAAGCATCCACAGATAAACTTATACCTAAAGTAGAAAGCATGCCAACACCTGAAAGTGCAACACCAAAAAGTCCTAAAATTTTATATGACAGTACAACTGCAAGTGCTATTAACAAAGTTATAATAAATGTTGACTCCATTCCAAGTGCAGTTCCACTAATTATTACATTTGCAGGGCCCATAGTTGACGTTTTTGCAAGATTTTCAACCTTTTTTCCTGAAGTATACCACTCAGTAATCAACCCTATTAATAATCCAACAAAAACTCCAAAAAAGACCACATAAAAGATATTCAACCAATTTACTAAATAACTATATACAAATGTTGCTGTAAGTGTTAAAACGCCAGCAAAAATTGTTCCAAACCTCAAAGTTTTAGCAGGATCAGCAGATTTTTTTGCCCTCAATAAAGTTGTAACTATTCCAACAAGTGAAGATAATAATCCAAAAATTACAACAAACACAACTGAAGTAAAGCCTTTCTCTCCAAAAAATAAACTTCCAAGAACAATTGCAGAAAAAATTGATCCTACATATGACTCATACAAATCAGCACCCATTCCAGCAACATCACCAACGTTATCTCCAACATTATCAGCAATAACTGCTGGATTTCTAGGATCATCTTCTGGAAGATTCGCTTCAGTTTTTCCAACAATATCTGCTCCAACATCAGCGGCTTTAGTATAAATTCCACCACCAACTCTTGCAAACAATGCAACAAATGATGCACCTAACGAATAATAACTTATTAATTCAATATCTTTTGTAACATAATATGTCAAAGAAAGTCCTAAAATTCCAAGCGTGGATACAGTTAATCCCATAACGGCTCCACCAGAAAATGAAACACTTAAAGCTTCACCTAAACTTTTGGTTGCTGCCCAAGCAGTTCTTGCATTTGCTCTTGTAGCAATAGCCATTCCAAAATAACCTGCCAAAACAGAAAAGGCTGAACCTATAAGTAAGGCAATACTTGCCTTAATACCCACTATAAAATAGAAAAATATAGCTAGAGCAAAAATAACTGGAAAAAATACTTTGTATTCCTGCAGTAGGAAGGACTTTGCACCCTTTTGAATAATCTCTGATAGCTGAGTTGTCCTCTCATTTCCTGAGGATTTTTCCAAGATTTTAAAAGCAAGAATCAAAATAAAAACAACTGAAATTGCTCCAGTTATCAAAAAATAAGCCAAAATCTCACCCCTTTAGATAAAGTTGAGGGCCTCCAAAAGCCCTCAATTTAACTTATTTTTTATTCACTTTTTTATCCATCTTATCACAATTGGGCTTGCTATATATAGGGATGAATATGTTCCAACTATAGTACCGATTGTCATACCAAACGCGAATGGTTTTATACTATTTCCTGAGAACAACAATAGTATAAATATTACTATGAAAGTTGTCAAGGATGTATTTATAGTTCTCTTAATAACTTGATTAATACTATTATTCACCAATGTTTCAATAGTACTACCACGTGATCTTCTTAAATTTTCCCTGATTCTATCGTAAACAACTATAGTATCGTTTAAAGAATAACCTATCAAGGTTAAAACGGCTGCCACTGCCGCAACATTTAATTCATAGTTAAAGAATGAATAAAATCCTAAAGTTATGATAACATCATGTATCAATGCAACTACTGCACCTACACCAAAGACAAACTGGAATCTTAAAGTTATGTAAATTAAAAGTGCAAGTAATGTAAATACAATTGCTTTCCAAGTAAGATTCTTAATCTCTTGCGCTGCATAACCACTTGTTTCGTTAAATCCAATTACCTCTGCTGTATAATTATTATTCTTAAATGCTTCAACTATTTTTTGGCTAAGTACAGATTTTTCTTCTCCAGTGTAAACTTTTAATTCTCCATTTTCATCTTTTGGTGAAACTACAATTGAAAACTTAGAAATTCCTTTTGGATCATCAACGCTTTTTATTTGGGTAATTCTGGCATTTTCAAACTCAGGTGCCAGGTTCTTTATTATTTGTCTAACGTCTGATTCACTAACTTCTGCATTTACTTTTAAAATTATTTCCGAGCCACCTAAAAATTCAACACCAAAGTTAAAACCTTTAGTAAAAATACTTATCAGAGATGCCACTACTAAAATTAGTGAAATTACTATAAATATTTTTCTTTTTCCAACGAAATCAATCATGCCCTGGCACCTCCCTTGCTAGCACCTTTAACTTTAATTGCTCCAGAGAATAATTCAAGGAAAAATCTTGAAACAACAAGGTTAACAAACAAACTACCAAGAACACCAATAATTAACGTTATAGCAAAACCTTTCACTGTTCCTGTACCAAAATAATACAAGAACAAACCAGCTATAATTGTAGTTAAATTAGCATCAAACAAAGTTATAAATGATTTTGAAAATGCAGTTGAAATTGCTGCTTTTACAGAACTTCCTCTTCTGATCTCTTCCTTAATTCTTTCATAAATAATTATATTTCCATCGACAGTAGTACCAATTGTCAAAATGATACCTGCAATTCCAGGTAATGTAAGTATTGAACCAGTTGCAGCTAAAATTCCAAGTAATAAGAAAGTATTATATAAAAGTGCAATATCAGCTACAATTCCCATTACTCCATAGAATATTATCATGTAGATTAAAACTAATATAATTCCAATTATACCTGCCTTGAGAGAAGCTGAAACAATATCTGCTCCTAAAAGAGGTGCAACCCATCCAGATGAAACCTTTTCAAGTCTTGCTGGCAACGCACCACTTTTTAATATAGCAGCAAGTTGTTTTGCTTCATCAAGTGTAAAATTACCTTTAATTAAAGCACTTCCATCTGTAATTTTTGCTGTAACAAACCCAGCAAATTGCACTCTATCATCCAAAACTATCGCAAGTCTTTTTTTCAAAGCTTGCTGGTATGCTACACCACCTTGGTTAATTAAGTCTTCTGGAACATATAATTTTTCCGTAATTCTTTTAAAAACGTCTGCATACTGCTTATCCAATTTGAATGTTACAACATAACCTGCAACATTATTTCTATCAACTTGTGGAATTGCTTCTACTATTTTTGGAGAAACAAGTTTCAAATTAGAAATATTTGCTATTTCCTTTTTTACCAAGTACCAAGTTTTGCCCTCTCTATCAAGTAGCCATTCTGCCTTTTCCCTTTTTGCTTCATTTATAAGATTTGGATCAATATTTGGATCTGATGTTGTAGAATCAATAACTTGACCAAACCAAAGAAGTCCTGTAGAACCTATCAATTGTTCTGCACGGGCTGTATCAGTAGCTCCAGGAATTTCTACAATTATAAATGTATTTTCCTCACGAAATGTTTGTTTTACAACCGCTTCCGTATAATTTGCCATATCAAGTCTGTTTCTTAAAACGGTCCAAACATCTTCTGCTACTTGTGAAGGATTCTCAACTGATTTATCAATATCTACTTTATATTCAATTCTGGCTCCACCACTTATGTCAAGTCCAAGTTTTATTCTACTGAAAAGACTTGCAAGTCCCTTGTATCCTTCACTTGTTGGCCAGAGCAGCGAAAGAAAAGCAAGTGCGATAACGATAAGTGTAATAATTCCCCTAACTTTGTTATCTTTCATCTCATTACCTCCCCTGGCTTATTCTTTATTGTCTTCTTGACTAGATTTAGAATTTTCTTCTGTTTTATTTTTATTTTTCAAAACTTTTGAAATATATACTTTTGCTACTTCAAGTTCGGTAGTATTACTTGTCTTTATTTTCAAAGTGTCTTTTTTTACATCTATGACTTTTCCAACAATACCACCAGAGGTTATAATTGTATCTCCTCTCTTAATTTCAGAAATCATCTTTTTAAATTCTTTTTCACGCTTTCTTTGTGGTAGAATTACCAAAAAATACATCATTACAAAAAAGATCAATAAAAGAAACAACATTTGAAATAATCCACCTGCAGCACTTGGAGCAGCAGCTGTTGCACCACCCGTGCTTGCTGATGGATCAGGGACACCTGAATAAACAATATTTGCCATAAAAACACCTCCTGTATTTTAAAAATTCATTTTTTCTGCTGATTTTACAACATGTTCCATTAATAATGCAGTAGTTATCCTACCAACACCTCCTGGGACAGGTGTAACTTTTGCAATTTCAGATACTTCTTCCTTCACATCTCCTACTATTTTCCCATCAACTACATTTATTCCAACATCGATAACAATTGAATCAGCGTTTACCATTTCTTTGGTTACAAGTCCTGCTTTTCCAGCAGCTGCAACAATAATATCAGCGTTTCTAGTAATTTCTGCAAGATTTTTTGTTTTTGTATGACATACAGTCACTGTTGCACTTCTATCTCTTCTTAAAAGCATTGTTGCTAGAGGTTTTCCAACAGTTGTACTTCTTCCAATAATTACAACATTTTTACCCGTAATTTCTGTAACATTTTCTAAAATCTTTACTACTGCTTCAGCAGTACATGGAGCAAAAAACTCATTTCCATACATTAACATTCCAAGATTATACGGATGTCTTCCCTCAATATCTTTTTCAGGAGACAGATTTTCAAAAACCAACATTTCATCTAATTCGGGTAAAGGATGAGTTACAAAAATCCCATTAACACTTTTATCTTCAGATAAATTCCTCAATTTTTCTAACACTTCACTTGAATTAGAAGCCTCAAAAATTTCGTAATCTAGCCCAAACCTTTTTGCCGCTTTCTCTTGACTTTTCAAAT of the Thermosipho japonicus genome contains:
- a CDS encoding sodium-translocating pyrophosphatase, translated to MAYFLITGAISVVFILILAFKILEKSSGNERTTQLSEIIQKGAKSFLLQEYKVFFPVIFALAIFFYFIVGIKASIALLIGSAFSVLAGYFGMAIATRANARTAWAATKSLGEALSVSFSGGAVMGLTVSTLGILGLSLTYYVTKDIELISYYSLGASFVALFARVGGGIYTKAADVGADIVGKTEANLPEDDPRNPAVIADNVGDNVGDVAGMGADLYESYVGSIFSAIVLGSLFFGEKGFTSVVFVVIFGLLSSLVGIVTTLLRAKKSADPAKTLRFGTIFAGVLTLTATFVYSYLVNWLNIFYVVFFGVFVGLLIGLITEWYTSGKKVENLAKTSTMGPANVIISGTALGMESTFIITLLIALAVVLSYKILGLFGVALSGVGMLSTLGISLSVDAYGPIADNAGGIAQMAGLDPKVRDITDSLDAVGNTTAAMGKGFAIGSAALTALALFANFSAISNVSSVDLSNPYLFLGALIGGMLPFFFSALTMHAVGDAADDMVEEIRRQIKEIPGILSGESTPDYQKCIQIATKGALKKMVLPAVLAILSPTLLYFLFGSIGVGGLLIGATVSGVMLAIFMANSGGAWDNAKKFVEEGHFGGKGSFAHKATVVGDTVGDPYKDTSGPSINILIKLMAITSIVLMTIVRG
- the secF gene encoding protein translocase subunit SecF, which encodes MIDFVGKRKIFIVISLILVVASLISIFTKGFNFGVEFLGGSEIILKVNAEVSESDVRQIIKNLAPEFENARITQIKSVDDPKGISKFSIVVSPKDENGELKVYTGEEKSVLSQKIVEAFKNNNYTAEVIGFNETSGYAAQEIKNLTWKAIVFTLLALLIYITLRFQFVFGVGAVVALIHDVIITLGFYSFFNYELNVAAVAAVLTLIGYSLNDTIVVYDRIRENLRRSRGSTIETLVNNSINQVIKRTINTSLTTFIVIFILLLFSGNSIKPFAFGMTIGTIVGTYSSLYIASPIVIRWIKK
- the secD gene encoding protein translocase subunit SecD, producing MKDNKVRGIITLIVIALAFLSLLWPTSEGYKGLASLFSRIKLGLDISGGARIEYKVDIDKSVENPSQVAEDVWTVLRNRLDMANYTEAVVKQTFREENTFIIVEIPGATDTARAEQLIGSTGLLWFGQVIDSTTSDPNIDPNLINEAKREKAEWLLDREGKTWYLVKKEIANISNLKLVSPKIVEAIPQVDRNNVAGYVVTFKLDKQYADVFKRITEKLYVPEDLINQGGVAYQQALKKRLAIVLDDRVQFAGFVTAKITDGSALIKGNFTLDEAKQLAAILKSGALPARLEKVSSGWVAPLLGADIVSASLKAGIIGIILVLIYMIIFYGVMGIVADIALLYNTFLLLGILAATGSILTLPGIAGIILTIGTTVDGNIIIYERIKEEIRRGSSVKAAISTAFSKSFITLFDANLTTIIAGLFLYYFGTGTVKGFAITLIIGVLGSLFVNLVVSRFFLELFSGAIKVKGASKGGARA
- the yajC gene encoding preprotein translocase subunit YajC, producing the protein MANIVYSGVPDPSASTGGATAAAPSAAGGLFQMLFLLLIFFVMMYFLVILPQRKREKEFKKMISEIKRGDTIITSGGIVGKVIDVKKDTLKIKTSNTTELEVAKVYISKVLKNKNKTEENSKSSQEDNKE
- a CDS encoding bifunctional 5,10-methylenetetrahydrofolate dehydrogenase/5,10-methenyltetrahydrofolate cyclohydrolase; translated protein: MLIDVKPLYSEIKNSIMDRMSKLKKVPKLVAVTYKPDPSTISYLKSQEKAAKRFGLDYEIFEASNSSEVLEKLRNLSEDKSVNGIFVTHPLPELDEMLVFENLSPEKDIEGRHPYNLGMLMYGNEFFAPCTAEAVVKILENVTEITGKNVVIIGRSTTVGKPLATMLLRRDRSATVTVCHTKTKNLAEITRNADIIVAAAGKAGLVTKEMVNADSIVIDVGINVVDGKIVGDVKEEVSEIAKVTPVPGGVGRITTALLMEHVVKSAEKMNF